Proteins from one Synechococcales cyanobacterium T60_A2020_003 genomic window:
- a CDS encoding HAD family hydrolase produces the protein MKNRPKIIFFDAVGTLFGVRDSVGTVYRDIALIYGVDAPAEVINTAFFQAFKTAPAMAFPGVAEEDLPEREFSWWRAIAAQTFQQVGVLDQFENFDGFFANLYAHFATEKPWFIYPDVIPMLNHWRDRQVMLAVLSNFDSRLHSVLPQLGLADYFASVTISTETGAAKPDSKIFQIALEKHQCPPEAAWHIGDSYQQDYQGAKAAGIRGIWLRRDYGRIEDPNSAVESV, from the coding sequence ATGAAGAATCGTCCAAAGATCATTTTTTTTGATGCGGTGGGCACGTTGTTTGGTGTTCGCGATAGCGTGGGTACAGTCTACCGAGATATTGCCCTAATCTACGGGGTGGATGCGCCTGCTGAGGTGATTAATACGGCGTTTTTCCAAGCCTTTAAGACTGCTCCAGCCATGGCATTTCCAGGGGTGGCTGAGGAAGACCTTCCAGAACGGGAATTTTCGTGGTGGCGGGCGATCGCCGCACAAACTTTTCAACAGGTTGGCGTTCTCGATCAGTTCGAAAACTTTGACGGATTCTTTGCGAATCTCTATGCCCACTTTGCGACGGAGAAACCGTGGTTTATCTATCCTGACGTGATTCCGATGCTGAACCACTGGCGCGATCGCCAAGTCATGCTTGCTGTGCTTTCAAACTTCGATTCCCGTCTGCATAGTGTCTTGCCTCAGTTGGGGTTAGCGGATTACTTTGCGTCGGTCACCATTTCGACGGAGACGGGAGCGGCCAAGCCCGATTCCAAGATTTTCCAGATTGCCCTAGAAAAGCATCAGTGTCCTCCAGAGGCTGCATGGCACATTGGCGATAGCTATCAGCAAGATTATCAAGGTGCAAAAGCGGCGGGGATTCGTGGCATCTGGCTCCGGCGTGATTACGGGCGTATTGAAGATCCGAATAGCGCCGTAGAGTCGGTCTGA